One window from the genome of Rhizobium sp. Pop5 encodes:
- a CDS encoding Gfo/Idh/MocA family protein: protein MRLIILGTGGWANTHAMNFSEIAGVKIVAAVDTDEVRLRAFALRHAIPLTFTSLDDALAWGEFDAVTNVTPDRAHYSTTMKLLAAGKHVLCEKPLAVNYREAKEMADAAAASGKVTMVNLTYRNVAPLQAARKMVLDGRLGAIRHFEASYLQSWLVSKAWGDWTKESQWLWRLSTKHGSNGVLGDVGIHILDFAVFAAGSDVKAAASHLKVFDKSPGNRIGEYDLDANDSFLMMAELENGAAGVIHATRWATGHLNELRLRLHGDKGALEVVHTPEGSILRACEGADADKAIWREIEVEPVITNFRRFANAVQKGQPDEPGFGHAAKLQFVLDHAVKTAGALTEL, encoded by the coding sequence ATGCGCTTGATCATTCTCGGAACTGGAGGATGGGCAAACACCCACGCCATGAATTTCTCGGAAATCGCCGGCGTCAAAATCGTTGCCGCCGTCGACACGGACGAGGTCCGGCTGCGGGCCTTCGCGCTCAGGCATGCGATCCCGCTGACCTTCACGTCGCTCGATGACGCCCTTGCCTGGGGGGAGTTTGACGCCGTCACCAATGTCACGCCAGATCGCGCGCACTATTCCACGACGATGAAGTTACTTGCCGCCGGCAAGCATGTGCTCTGCGAGAAGCCGCTGGCGGTCAACTACCGCGAGGCCAAGGAAATGGCCGACGCCGCGGCCGCATCCGGCAAGGTCACGATGGTGAACCTCACCTATCGCAACGTCGCGCCGCTGCAGGCAGCGCGCAAAATGGTGCTGGACGGGCGCCTCGGTGCGATCCGCCACTTCGAAGCATCCTATCTCCAGAGCTGGCTGGTCTCAAAGGCTTGGGGCGACTGGACCAAGGAATCGCAATGGCTCTGGCGGCTGTCTACGAAGCATGGCTCCAATGGCGTGCTGGGCGATGTCGGTATCCACATACTCGACTTCGCGGTTTTTGCCGCCGGAAGCGACGTCAAGGCGGCGGCGTCGCATCTCAAGGTGTTCGACAAGAGCCCCGGAAACCGGATCGGCGAGTATGATCTCGACGCGAATGACAGCTTCCTGATGATGGCCGAACTCGAAAACGGCGCGGCCGGCGTCATCCATGCAACGCGCTGGGCGACCGGCCATCTGAACGAATTGCGCCTGCGCTTGCATGGAGATAAGGGCGCGCTCGAGGTGGTGCATACGCCTGAAGGCTCGATCCTCAGGGCCTGCGAAGGCGCCGATGCCGACAAGGCGATCTGGCGTGAGATCGAGGTCGAACCTGTTATCACCAACTTCCGGCGATTTGCGAACGCCGTGCAAAAAGGGCAGCCGGATGAGCCGGGTTTCGGCCACGCCGCGAAGCTGCAATTCGTTCTTGATCATGCAGTAAAGACGGCCGGGGCTTTGACCGAGCTTTAG
- a CDS encoding ThuA domain-containing protein codes for MTIRTVVWGENIHENINEIVRGIYPEGMHTTIANALNSDPGISATTATLQEPEHGLSEARLDETDVLTWWGHKDHGAVSDVVVERVAKRVWEGMGLLVLHSGHFSKIFKRLMGTPCALKWREAGERERLWTINQRHPIAAGIGEHFELENEEMYGEQFSVPEPLETVFISWFQGGEVFRSGLTWRRGAGNIFYFRPGHETYPTYHDANVQKVLINGVKWAHNPEAALTAITDAPNVPVEKALEPIVERGPRLHQAGEAGYR; via the coding sequence GTGACCATTCGCACCGTTGTGTGGGGTGAAAACATCCACGAAAATATCAATGAGATCGTCCGCGGCATCTATCCCGAGGGCATGCACACGACGATCGCCAATGCGCTGAACAGCGATCCCGGCATCTCCGCGACGACGGCGACACTGCAGGAGCCGGAGCATGGGCTGAGCGAGGCCCGCCTTGATGAAACCGACGTGTTGACCTGGTGGGGCCACAAGGATCATGGCGCGGTGTCCGACGTCGTCGTCGAGCGCGTCGCCAAACGCGTCTGGGAGGGTATGGGCCTGCTCGTCCTGCATTCCGGCCATTTCTCGAAGATCTTCAAACGGCTGATGGGCACGCCCTGCGCGCTGAAATGGCGCGAGGCCGGCGAGCGCGAACGGCTGTGGACGATCAACCAGCGCCATCCGATCGCCGCCGGCATCGGCGAACATTTCGAGCTCGAGAACGAGGAAATGTATGGCGAGCAGTTCTCGGTGCCGGAGCCGCTGGAAACGGTGTTCATCTCCTGGTTCCAGGGCGGCGAAGTGTTCCGCTCGGGCCTCACCTGGCGGCGCGGCGCCGGCAACATCTTCTATTTCCGCCCCGGCCACGAGACCTATCCGACCTATCACGACGCCAATGTCCAGAAGGTGCTGATCAACGGCGTCAAGTGGGCCCATAACCCTGAAGCGGCGTTGACTGCTATTACCGACGCTCCCAATGTGCCGGTAGAAAAGGCGCTGGAGCCGATCGTCGAACGCGGCCCGAGACTGCACCAGGCCGGCGAAGCCGGTTATCGCTGA